In Ectothiorhodosinus mongolicus, one DNA window encodes the following:
- the waaA gene encoding lipid IV(A) 3-deoxy-D-manno-octulosonic acid transferase — MALKLYSLLLYVLTPWVLLRLYWRGRVNPAYRQRIAERFGYVPRYDSASHGRLWVHAVSVGEVMAAVPLIRAHMASHSELEVIVTTTTPTGAAELERQLGDEVQHHYLPYDLPGAVRRFLERVQPDQLWVMETEIWPNLLIACYQREVRVFLLNARLSPRSFRRYCRFSALLRPVLAAVSGIAARDESDRQAFIGLGVDPAAVKVTGNIKFDLAIDPNLREAALELRDQLGARPIWIAASTHGGEEAVVIAAHQAVLMEMPDALLVWVPRHPERFEDAAQSLDEAGLSYVSRSAHANPTSEHQAWLIDSMGELLLMYGIADAAFIGGSLVSAGGHNPLEAAAQQVPIITGPDIADFESIYAALEARGGAKKVADSEALAGSLLWLLANQVARLEMITAAKEVLKANRGAVDRILSFVASRA; from the coding sequence ATGGCCCTGAAGCTCTATTCCTTGCTGCTGTATGTGCTCACCCCTTGGGTGCTGCTGCGGCTGTATTGGCGGGGGCGGGTCAATCCGGCTTATCGGCAGCGCATTGCTGAGCGTTTTGGATATGTTCCTCGATATGACTCGGCCTCTCATGGGCGTTTGTGGGTGCATGCCGTCTCCGTGGGCGAGGTGATGGCGGCTGTGCCCTTAATTCGCGCGCACATGGCTTCGCATTCGGAGCTTGAGGTCATCGTCACGACCACGACTCCTACTGGAGCGGCGGAGCTTGAGCGCCAGCTGGGTGATGAGGTGCAGCACCATTACCTGCCGTATGACCTGCCTGGCGCCGTGCGGCGATTTTTGGAGCGGGTGCAGCCGGATCAGCTGTGGGTGATGGAGACTGAGATCTGGCCAAATTTGCTGATCGCTTGTTATCAGCGCGAGGTGCGGGTGTTCTTGCTTAATGCGCGCTTATCGCCGCGATCCTTTCGGCGTTATTGCCGGTTTTCGGCTTTATTACGCCCGGTATTAGCGGCGGTTAGTGGCATCGCAGCTCGTGATGAGAGTGATCGACAGGCGTTTATTGGGCTGGGTGTGGATCCCGCGGCCGTAAAGGTTACTGGCAATATTAAGTTTGACCTGGCGATTGACCCGAATTTGCGCGAGGCGGCGCTAGAGCTGCGTGACCAATTGGGCGCGCGACCCATTTGGATTGCCGCCAGCACGCATGGGGGCGAGGAGGCCGTGGTGATCGCGGCACATCAGGCGGTCTTGATGGAGATGCCCGATGCTTTGCTGGTTTGGGTGCCGCGGCACCCCGAGCGTTTTGAAGATGCCGCTCAGTCTTTAGATGAGGCAGGCCTGAGTTATGTCTCTAGAAGCGCACACGCTAATCCCACGTCGGAGCATCAAGCCTGGCTGATCGATAGCATGGGGGAGCTGCTGCTGATGTATGGCATTGCGGATGCTGCGTTTATTGGCGGCAGCTTGGTGTCTGCGGGCGGTCATAATCCCTTAGAAGCGGCCGCGCAGCAAGTGCCGATTATTACTGGTCCAGATATCGCGGACTTTGAAAGCATCTATGCTGCGTTGGAAGCCCGTGGGGGCGCGAAAAAGGTCGCGGATTCCGAGGCTCTCGCCGGCAGTTTGTTGTGGCTTTTGGCTAACCAGGTCGCACGCCTAGAGATGATTACGGCCGCCAAAGAGGTGTTAAAAGCCAATCGCGGGGCGGTGGACCGGATTCTCAGCTTTGTGGCTTCACGAGCCTAG
- the lpxL gene encoding LpxL/LpxP family Kdo(2)-lipid IV(A) lauroyl/palmitoleoyl acyltransferase produces the protein MNLSLLHPKHWPLWIAAGIFRPLTRVLPWRSQISIGRAIGATIYYLAPHRRRIALTNLQLCFPEKTDTEHTQLAKKHFKAMGPAIFETMLSWWGADKQLLSLAHFQGLDHLIDAKNRGKGVLLVSAHFAPLEITGRLLAMQVPFAFMYRRERSALLEHFFATYRVKHYRKAIRSDDIREAIKLLKGGEIVWYTPDQAYQGPRHLNVPFFNVPAATNSATARIAKATGAAVIPFFGYRLSDQEGYRLEILPALQGFPGGNLEADTARINRIIEEAVRKHPEQYFWTHRRFRYPPESGLTTPY, from the coding sequence GTGAACCTTAGCTTACTGCACCCAAAACACTGGCCCTTGTGGATTGCGGCTGGCATATTTCGGCCACTAACTAGAGTGCTTCCATGGCGATCCCAAATCAGTATTGGTAGAGCGATTGGGGCCACTATCTATTATTTAGCCCCCCATCGTCGGAGAATTGCACTAACCAACCTACAACTTTGCTTTCCCGAAAAAACCGACACAGAGCATACCCAACTCGCGAAAAAGCATTTCAAGGCAATGGGCCCGGCTATTTTTGAAACGATGTTGAGTTGGTGGGGTGCAGACAAGCAACTGCTATCATTGGCACACTTTCAGGGCCTCGACCATCTCATCGATGCCAAAAACCGGGGCAAAGGCGTATTGCTGGTCTCCGCGCATTTTGCTCCGTTAGAAATCACAGGCCGCTTACTGGCTATGCAGGTGCCGTTTGCTTTCATGTATCGCCGCGAACGAAGTGCGCTCTTGGAACATTTTTTTGCTACCTATCGGGTAAAACACTATCGAAAGGCAATTCGCAGCGATGATATCCGGGAAGCGATAAAGTTATTAAAGGGGGGCGAAATTGTCTGGTATACCCCCGATCAAGCCTATCAGGGACCACGCCACTTAAACGTGCCTTTTTTTAACGTCCCCGCAGCCACCAACTCCGCAACAGCGCGCATCGCTAAGGCTACTGGTGCAGCTGTGATACCGTTCTTCGGCTATCGTCTCTCCGATCAAGAGGGCTATCGACTTGAAATCCTCCCAGCTCTGCAAGGTTTCCCAGGTGGAAACCTTGAAGCTGATACGGCGCGCATTAATCGGATTATTGAGGAGGCGGTGAGAAAGCACCCAGAGCAGTATTTTTGGACGCATCGGCGTTTTCGCTACCCGCCTGAGTCTGGACTGACAACCCCTTACTGA
- a CDS encoding TolC family outer membrane protein: MAKRITRKSLALGLALSLSVFALPAHSIDLFDVYRQALDRDPELRRAEAEFRAAQQLRPQARSALLPQLDAGAGYSAIDRDPQGAERFDYRSLNYDLTLNQRIFDQRVFTGVRQARLLTSEAQAFRDAARQGLILRVAEAYFGVLSAKDNLSFAEAEKEAIGRQLEQSERRFEVGLIAITDVKEAQAQFDLSVAEEIAAQNRLDRAREDLAVITGQYYEAMARLSERMQLVSPEPADKQQWVETALEQNLALAAQRLATERSAEEIKRQRGGHLPTLNLSASYRDEEIRNPSSGVPDNIRDSKGTEIGLRLNVPIFAGGSTVALTREARENFEAAQESLELRQRQTVREARNAFQSVNAGISRVRALEQALESTRAAFEATQAGFEVGTRTAVEVLLELRQVFRAERDFAEARYAYLLDTLRLKQAAGVLTEEDLIAINNWLD; encoded by the coding sequence ATGGCGAAACGCATCACCCGCAAATCTCTGGCACTGGGACTGGCTTTGTCTTTGTCGGTATTCGCCTTGCCAGCGCATAGCATCGACTTGTTTGATGTGTATCGCCAAGCGCTTGATCGCGATCCCGAGCTGCGCCGCGCCGAAGCAGAGTTCCGAGCCGCACAGCAGCTTCGCCCACAGGCAAGATCTGCCTTGCTGCCGCAACTTGATGCGGGCGCCGGATACTCAGCGATTGATCGAGATCCGCAGGGCGCCGAACGCTTTGATTACCGGTCATTGAATTATGACCTCACACTGAATCAACGCATTTTTGATCAGCGCGTCTTCACCGGCGTGCGCCAAGCCCGCTTATTAACTTCAGAGGCTCAGGCGTTTCGTGACGCCGCTCGCCAAGGGCTGATCCTGCGCGTTGCCGAAGCCTACTTCGGTGTGCTCTCCGCCAAAGACAATCTCTCTTTTGCCGAAGCTGAAAAAGAAGCTATTGGCCGCCAGCTAGAACAATCCGAGCGGCGTTTCGAAGTCGGTCTGATCGCCATTACCGACGTCAAAGAAGCCCAAGCCCAATTCGATTTATCTGTGGCAGAAGAAATCGCCGCGCAAAACCGTCTTGATCGGGCACGTGAGGACCTCGCGGTCATCACGGGTCAGTATTACGAAGCCATGGCGCGACTCTCTGAGCGTATGCAACTGGTCAGCCCCGAACCCGCCGATAAACAGCAGTGGGTCGAAACGGCCCTCGAACAGAACTTAGCGCTGGCCGCGCAGCGCTTGGCTACCGAACGCAGTGCCGAAGAAATTAAACGCCAACGGGGCGGACACTTACCCACGCTGAACTTGAGCGCCAGCTACCGCGATGAAGAGATTCGCAACCCCAGCAGCGGCGTTCCCGATAATATTAGAGATTCAAAGGGCACTGAGATCGGCTTGCGCCTTAATGTGCCCATTTTCGCTGGTGGTAGCACCGTGGCGCTCACCCGCGAAGCCCGCGAAAACTTTGAAGCCGCTCAAGAGAGCCTTGAACTGCGCCAACGCCAAACCGTGCGTGAAGCCCGCAACGCCTTCCAATCGGTCAATGCCGGCATCTCCCGCGTCCGCGCCTTAGAGCAGGCATTGGAATCTACCCGCGCTGCATTTGAAGCAACCCAAGCGGGATTTGAGGTTGGAACGCGTACCGCCGTTGAAGTCCTACTAGAACTGCGCCAGGTCTTTCGCGCCGAGCGTGATTTTGCTGAGGCGCGCTATGCGTATCTGCTCGACACGTTGCGCCTGAAACAAGCCGCGGGCGTTCTCACGGAAGAAGACCTCATCGCCATCAATAACTGGCTGGACTAG
- a CDS encoding glycosyltransferase family 4 protein: MKILHYVDDKNLSWGKPWIDLLLAMGEMNPSLDQHAVCRPDGTLKELLIENGISCSTYKPATPWAPALCTNFKKLVQEIGPDLIHTRLSSAAAIAGYWAPRMGIPVISTIDKYPKKKYYARSDLIIASSSGSARHMIEQGTSTEKITVVTNAIDTEHYKLNPDVREAFRLSEGVGDDEIIILAMGRFVAWKGFDLLIKALGRLPDLSKVRFWLVGSGELESQLKRLAEKELCSWKLQYKFFPFDLDIRRFLWSADIFVQPSYHVPGSGGPETFSLALLEAMAAGEAVIAFDCGGAPDVIKHDFNGWLTPPGDIAQLTSALKHAILQHPSIEIREQAKETALHNDAVVAAQKHLNIYKDIFTKNS; this comes from the coding sequence GTGAAGATCTTGCATTACGTTGATGACAAAAACCTATCATGGGGCAAACCTTGGATCGATCTGCTACTAGCCATGGGGGAAATGAACCCGTCATTGGACCAGCATGCCGTTTGCCGACCCGACGGCACTCTAAAAGAGCTTTTAATCGAAAATGGGATTTCATGTTCGACCTATAAGCCTGCAACCCCTTGGGCCCCGGCATTGTGCACGAATTTCAAAAAACTGGTTCAAGAAATTGGTCCAGACCTAATCCATACACGACTCTCTTCTGCGGCAGCAATTGCTGGTTATTGGGCCCCCCGGATGGGGATTCCAGTCATTTCCACAATTGACAAATATCCGAAAAAAAAATACTACGCTCGTTCTGATTTGATAATTGCAAGCTCCAGCGGGTCCGCCCGACATATGATCGAGCAAGGAACATCGACTGAAAAAATTACCGTTGTAACCAATGCAATCGATACAGAACACTACAAGCTCAATCCTGATGTTCGAGAAGCATTCAGACTTTCTGAGGGCGTCGGTGATGATGAAATAATTATTCTGGCGATGGGTCGGTTTGTAGCCTGGAAGGGGTTTGACCTACTCATCAAGGCTTTAGGACGGTTGCCTGATTTATCAAAAGTCAGGTTCTGGCTCGTGGGAAGCGGTGAGCTAGAATCACAGCTGAAAAGACTGGCTGAAAAAGAACTTTGTTCTTGGAAACTTCAATATAAGTTTTTTCCTTTCGATCTGGATATTCGAAGGTTCCTGTGGTCAGCAGATATCTTTGTTCAACCCTCTTATCATGTCCCCGGGTCTGGCGGCCCGGAAACCTTCAGCCTAGCGTTGCTTGAGGCGATGGCGGCTGGCGAAGCAGTGATAGCGTTTGATTGCGGCGGAGCACCTGACGTCATCAAGCATGACTTCAATGGCTGGCTCACTCCACCCGGAGACATAGCGCAATTAACTTCAGCCCTGAAACACGCGATATTGCAACACCCGAGTATCGAAATAAGAGAACAAGCAAAAGAAACAGCTCTGCATAATGACGCTGTTGTCGCGGCACAAAAGCACTTGAACATCTATAAGGATATATTTACAAAGAATAGCTGA
- a CDS encoding rhodanese-like domain-containing protein, whose amino-acid sequence MKRFTATELREYLDSAPKKPLLIDVREPWEYEIVKIEGSKLHPLGRLPELLDEVDSTDEVVLICHHGNRSRYAAHFLQQNGIPNVINLEGGVDDWARSVDTSLATY is encoded by the coding sequence ATGAAACGCTTTACCGCTACTGAACTGCGCGAGTATCTGGACTCCGCTCCTAAAAAACCCCTGCTGATCGATGTGCGTGAGCCTTGGGAGTACGAAATCGTTAAGATCGAAGGCTCTAAGCTACACCCTCTAGGCCGTCTGCCTGAGCTTTTAGATGAGGTCGACTCCACAGATGAAGTGGTCTTGATTTGTCATCATGGCAATCGCTCCCGTTATGCCGCGCATTTTCTGCAACAAAACGGCATCCCGAACGTGATTAACCTCGAAGGTGGCGTTGATGATTGGGCGCGCAGTGTCGATACCAGCTTGGCCACCTACTAA
- a CDS encoding TylF/MycF/NovP-related O-methyltransferase — MIKNISGFFARKLKKPELEDAPVELAQTDLEFIAMVKRKKWSMVSDQRLYATMMACKYVAQNDIPGDFVECGVWRGGNALIAAWVFGQYAPTKKIWLFDTFLGMTKPSQADTRLTTGKLALKTYESRARGDYNDWCYASLDAVRENFDHCGLLGENIRFVPGDVIKTLGDNYNLPDTISLLRLDTDWYESTRKELEVLYPRLVHGGIIIIDDYGYWAGSKRATDEYFEEMGNRPFLQYVDSDGRMGVKFSQNK; from the coding sequence ATGATAAAAAATATATCCGGTTTCTTTGCTCGCAAGTTGAAAAAGCCAGAACTGGAAGATGCGCCAGTTGAGCTTGCGCAAACCGATCTAGAATTCATCGCCATGGTCAAAAGAAAGAAGTGGTCGATGGTTTCGGATCAGAGGCTCTATGCCACGATGATGGCATGCAAGTATGTGGCGCAGAATGATATCCCGGGAGATTTCGTTGAGTGCGGGGTCTGGAGGGGAGGTAATGCGCTGATCGCAGCATGGGTCTTCGGGCAATATGCGCCAACTAAAAAAATTTGGCTCTTTGATACCTTCTTGGGAATGACCAAGCCATCCCAAGCTGACACTCGTCTGACTACAGGCAAGCTCGCATTAAAGACTTATGAATCGCGAGCAAGGGGGGACTACAACGATTGGTGTTATGCGTCTTTGGATGCAGTTCGCGAAAATTTCGATCACTGCGGCCTTTTGGGAGAAAATATTAGATTCGTCCCCGGTGACGTGATAAAGACATTGGGTGATAATTATAACCTTCCGGACACAATTTCCCTCCTTCGATTGGATACTGACTGGTATGAATCCACCCGAAAGGAGCTAGAAGTCTTATATCCTCGATTGGTTCACGGCGGGATAATTATCATCGACGATTACGGTTACTGGGCAGGGTCTAAACGAGCCACCGATGAGTATTTTGAAGAGATGGGTAATCGTCCGTTTCTCCAATACGTGGATTCAGATGGGAGGATGGGAGTAAAATTTTCTCAAAATAAGTAG
- a CDS encoding O-antigen ligase family protein, translated as MLSKAPRENMPSALAVLRDWHVPALLLLYVFLIPLGESSLAVILFFAIGGSLLLYHDGKELFEEYRDWIYLSLALSIPIAISLLTAVRFEKTLISFIVFFAHGLAGIYVFVWCARNWTPNFLLYGIVTILSFWMVTALPNLLSGNLVMVWQEWLGALTGYIGSNRNPGALLSHFSPIYFEALYRASLRLRNRVPWLLAIPYLLVILLAGNRTSWMIVSLVIVIFLVRLLVLRHFSIRAAIASFFVVGLTLFLTMQYFPHFEQRLMRSLQAFQGNIESINYAGSSRVEIWQGGMSLAKDSLLTGKGTYAFGLLNYERGYVRNNWGHAHLYWLEVLVATGLLGLLLYLAVFTYLVNRLFWHIPWSSSAFSVMLTAVAMILPFNPNWDFYSSRVASLICFTLILGFAFMYGTQSSRSQHNTKPSCHKPSDQESLQ; from the coding sequence ATGCTCAGCAAAGCTCCCCGTGAAAATATGCCTTCTGCGTTAGCAGTGCTCAGAGACTGGCATGTACCAGCCCTCCTCCTATTGTACGTATTCCTTATCCCATTGGGTGAGTCGAGTCTCGCCGTCATATTGTTTTTCGCCATCGGCGGCTCCCTCCTTCTTTATCATGATGGCAAAGAGCTCTTCGAAGAATACCGTGACTGGATTTATCTATCACTCGCCCTATCAATCCCAATTGCAATCTCCCTACTCACTGCTGTGCGTTTCGAAAAAACGCTTATTTCCTTTATTGTCTTCTTTGCGCATGGACTAGCAGGAATCTATGTCTTCGTATGGTGCGCAAGAAATTGGACACCCAATTTCCTTCTCTACGGGATTGTGACCATCCTGAGTTTCTGGATGGTAACCGCGCTGCCAAATCTGCTAAGCGGTAATCTAGTGATGGTTTGGCAGGAATGGTTAGGTGCGCTAACAGGATATATCGGCAGCAATCGAAACCCGGGAGCATTGCTCTCGCATTTTTCCCCGATATATTTTGAAGCTCTATATCGAGCTTCACTGAGACTGCGAAACCGAGTTCCGTGGCTCCTGGCAATCCCCTACTTACTGGTAATACTTTTAGCTGGCAACCGCACCAGCTGGATGATTGTGAGCCTTGTGATCGTCATTTTCCTCGTGAGATTACTGGTGCTTCGGCACTTCTCCATACGGGCAGCGATTGCATCATTCTTTGTCGTGGGATTAACGCTGTTTCTCACCATGCAGTACTTCCCACATTTTGAACAACGACTAATGCGCAGCCTGCAAGCTTTTCAGGGGAATATTGAAAGTATTAACTATGCAGGTTCCTCTCGAGTTGAGATTTGGCAAGGAGGGATGAGCCTTGCCAAGGACAGTCTACTAACGGGCAAAGGAACATATGCGTTTGGCCTGTTGAATTACGAACGAGGTTACGTGCGCAACAACTGGGGCCACGCGCATTTATATTGGTTAGAAGTCTTGGTGGCCACAGGGTTATTAGGCCTTCTCTTGTATTTGGCCGTATTCACATACCTAGTCAATCGGCTTTTTTGGCACATTCCCTGGAGCAGTTCTGCCTTTTCTGTGATGCTGACCGCCGTGGCAATGATCCTCCCCTTTAATCCGAATTGGGACTTTTATTCCTCTAGGGTAGCCTCCCTAATATGTTTCACCCTGATTCTGGGTTTTGCATTTATGTATGGAACACAGTCCTCTCGATCCCAGCACAACACTAAGCCTTCCTGTCACAAACCCAGCGATCAGGAGTCGCTGCAATGA
- a CDS encoding glycosyltransferase: MKILMLLPELDEGGVERHVIMLSDAMQQAGHSVDIASWGGKLEKQLPRGIQHYKVRVHSKNLLTLYWTAREISRLVRKNGYDVIHAHARAPAWAAMWVSRATKTPLVVSAHCSYGNKSKWIYKPHRSASAVICVSESVRQDMTTCFSDNAIVIRNGLPPAPSWETPIKAEATKLLFIGRLASVKGLQDALHALAQVRSEKLWTLDVVGDGPMEQDLKNLTKELGLKDKVHFHGFRDDTDQWMLNSDCLLFPSYREGLSLTLARAIQMGMPVLASNIPSVKELSAGEAYYPEPGDIPAWSTALTSLVEGQMPQSDFIPKKIPTVTQMAANTLGVYAGVLNRSDAKANGELS, from the coding sequence ATGAAGATCCTAATGCTCCTTCCCGAACTAGATGAGGGCGGAGTGGAGCGCCATGTCATCATGCTCTCTGACGCTATGCAGCAAGCAGGGCATTCTGTGGATATTGCATCTTGGGGAGGGAAGCTTGAAAAACAACTACCCCGAGGAATCCAACACTACAAAGTCAGAGTACATAGCAAAAATCTCCTTACCTTGTATTGGACTGCGCGAGAAATATCGCGTCTTGTTAGAAAAAATGGGTATGACGTCATCCATGCCCATGCGCGTGCACCCGCATGGGCCGCTATGTGGGTGTCGAGAGCCACTAAAACACCCTTGGTTGTAAGCGCCCACTGCAGCTATGGCAACAAATCTAAATGGATCTATAAGCCCCACCGCAGCGCGTCAGCTGTAATTTGCGTCAGCGAATCGGTACGCCAAGATATGACCACATGCTTTTCCGACAACGCGATTGTGATAAGAAACGGGCTTCCACCTGCGCCATCATGGGAAACGCCAATCAAAGCGGAAGCAACAAAACTTTTGTTTATAGGACGACTCGCGTCAGTTAAGGGTCTTCAGGATGCGTTACATGCACTAGCGCAAGTTCGGTCAGAAAAGCTTTGGACCCTAGATGTCGTTGGGGATGGCCCGATGGAACAAGACCTCAAAAATTTGACAAAAGAACTGGGTTTAAAAGATAAAGTTCATTTCCATGGGTTTCGTGATGACACGGACCAATGGATGCTAAACAGCGATTGCCTACTCTTCCCAAGCTATCGTGAGGGTCTGTCTCTCACCTTAGCACGGGCAATCCAAATGGGGATGCCTGTATTGGCATCCAATATCCCATCCGTAAAAGAGCTCAGCGCTGGAGAAGCCTACTACCCAGAGCCCGGGGATATTCCAGCATGGAGCACTGCTTTAACCTCCTTGGTAGAGGGGCAAATGCCCCAGAGTGACTTTATTCCTAAAAAAATACCCACTGTGACACAAATGGCTGCCAATACCCTGGGAGTCTATGCTGGTGTTTTAAACAGGAGTGACGCAAAGGCGAATGGTGAGCTCTCGTGA
- a CDS encoding mitochondrial fission ELM1 family protein, giving the protein MRENKSVPIWVITDGIIGHLNQLKGLVAALEQQISVEVHWIEVKSRWQSLSAVRGSFAQLPKPDWVMGAGSATQLAVVYAARRAQAKSIILMKPGIPIGLFDLCVVPRHDRVSPRHNVIETIGVLNRVIPSDSHDATQGLILIGGPCENYIWDRARIVNQIEQVLTRPGIHWRIATSRRTDEALLNELASRFARVPLIQPHEVDGNWLPEQLAKAGEVWASEDSVSMVFEALTSGTLVGLLRLDPKAHKRRCRIVTEMQRLVDDAWVQTIDNSYAKMSNLSFAQLWESRRVADLICRSLLMQ; this is encoded by the coding sequence ATGCGGGAAAATAAATCTGTCCCCATTTGGGTGATTACGGATGGGATCATCGGGCATTTGAACCAGCTCAAGGGCTTGGTGGCGGCGCTCGAGCAGCAAATCTCCGTCGAAGTGCACTGGATTGAGGTGAAAAGCCGCTGGCAGTCGTTGTCAGCGGTGCGCGGTAGCTTCGCCCAGCTGCCCAAGCCTGATTGGGTCATGGGGGCCGGCAGTGCCACGCAGTTGGCGGTGGTTTACGCCGCGCGCAGAGCGCAAGCCAAAAGCATCATCTTGATGAAGCCGGGGATCCCCATTGGGCTTTTCGACCTCTGCGTGGTCCCTAGGCATGACCGCGTCAGCCCGCGCCACAACGTGATCGAAACCATTGGCGTTTTGAACCGTGTCATCCCCTCCGATTCGCATGACGCGACTCAGGGGCTGATCCTCATTGGCGGGCCCTGCGAGAACTATATTTGGGACCGCGCGCGCATCGTGAATCAGATCGAGCAAGTGCTAACGAGACCCGGGATACACTGGCGCATAGCCACGTCACGGCGCACCGATGAGGCATTGCTCAACGAGCTCGCTAGTCGCTTCGCCAGGGTGCCTTTGATACAGCCACACGAGGTCGACGGCAACTGGCTGCCCGAGCAGCTGGCCAAGGCCGGCGAGGTTTGGGCCAGCGAGGACAGCGTGTCGATGGTGTTTGAAGCGCTGACCTCGGGCACCCTAGTGGGTTTGCTGCGCTTAGACCCCAAAGCGCACAAGCGCCGCTGCCGCATTGTCACCGAGATGCAGCGCTTGGTGGATGATGCTTGGGTGCAGACTATTGACAATTCTTATGCAAAAATGTCCAACCTAAGCTTCGCACAACTTTGGGAGTCTCGGCGCGTGGCTGATTTGATTTGTAGATCACTCCTAATGCAATGA